A window from Paraburkholderia acidiphila encodes these proteins:
- a CDS encoding NADH:flavin oxidoreductase/NADH oxidase translates to MSHPTLFTPIQVGNLNLANRIVIAPMAQYSAEEGQMSDWHLMHLGHLAISGAAALTIEGTAVTPEGRTSYGDVGLYSDACEVSMARVLQSVRRWSDTPVGIQLNHAGRKGSRQKLWDGGAQIPSGHANGWSTYGPSPVAFAAGETPPTSLDRNGLAAIRDAFAAAARRASRLGLNFIQILGGHGYLLHQFLSPLSNHRDDEYGGSLENRMRFPLEVFEAVRDAFSPDRPVTMRVSATDWAEGGWSLQDAIAFVQALEARGCAAINVSSGGSSPAAQIPVGPGYQVPFARAIKQATTLPVVAVGMITEFEQAESVLSAGDADLIALARAVLFDPRWPWHAAAHFGAQVKAPNQYLRSQPSRLRKLFV, encoded by the coding sequence ATGAGTCACCCAACGCTGTTCACGCCGATACAGGTCGGCAACCTGAACTTAGCCAACCGCATCGTGATCGCCCCGATGGCCCAATACTCGGCCGAAGAAGGGCAGATGAGCGACTGGCACCTGATGCACCTCGGTCATTTGGCCATTTCAGGTGCGGCGGCGCTAACCATCGAGGGGACGGCGGTCACCCCCGAGGGACGCACCAGTTACGGTGACGTGGGGCTCTACTCGGACGCGTGCGAAGTCTCGATGGCACGCGTGCTTCAGAGCGTGCGGCGATGGTCGGACACGCCCGTTGGCATCCAGCTCAACCATGCGGGCCGAAAAGGGTCTCGGCAAAAGTTATGGGACGGCGGCGCACAGATCCCATCTGGCCACGCAAATGGATGGAGCACGTACGGCCCATCCCCGGTCGCTTTTGCAGCCGGGGAGACACCTCCCACCTCCCTGGATCGCAATGGTCTGGCCGCCATCCGCGACGCCTTCGCGGCCGCCGCGCGACGCGCCTCGCGGCTTGGGTTGAATTTCATTCAAATACTCGGCGGCCACGGCTATCTGCTCCATCAATTCCTCTCGCCCCTTTCAAACCACCGGGACGACGAATACGGCGGCTCACTGGAAAATCGAATGCGCTTTCCACTCGAGGTTTTCGAAGCCGTGCGAGACGCGTTTTCACCCGATCGCCCCGTGACGATGCGGGTATCCGCTACGGATTGGGCGGAGGGCGGGTGGTCCCTGCAGGACGCGATCGCCTTTGTCCAGGCACTGGAGGCAAGGGGCTGTGCCGCGATCAACGTCTCGAGCGGCGGGTCGAGCCCGGCCGCGCAAATTCCGGTCGGGCCTGGCTATCAGGTTCCGTTCGCGCGGGCAATCAAGCAGGCGACGACGCTCCCCGTCGTCGCCGTCGGCATGATCACGGAGTTCGAACAAGCCGAGTCCGTTCTCAGCGCGGGAGACGCCGACCTCATCGCGCTTGCCCGGGCCGTGCTTTTCGACCCTCGCTGGCCTTGGCACGCTGCCGCCCACTTCGGGGCGCAAGTGAAAGCGCCGAACCAGTATCTTCGCTCTCAACCCAGTCGGCTGCGCAAGCTGTTCGTTTGA
- a CDS encoding VOC family protein — protein MDFVSARIITDDIKRLVRFYEDIGLQAVWYTEDFAELSTSTCALAIGSKRTMDMFGAGAATPGSNRSLILEFHVHDVDEAYSTLEACRKDVVQAPTTQPWGNRSLLFRDPDGNLVNFFTPVSPEAIRKYRKA, from the coding sequence ATGGACTTCGTCTCCGCTCGCATTATCACCGATGACATCAAGCGGCTTGTGCGATTCTATGAGGACATCGGGCTGCAGGCAGTCTGGTACACAGAGGATTTCGCCGAACTGTCCACCTCCACCTGCGCGCTTGCGATTGGCAGCAAGCGCACCATGGACATGTTCGGTGCGGGCGCCGCGACACCAGGAAGCAATCGCTCGCTCATTCTCGAATTCCATGTGCACGACGTCGACGAGGCATACAGCACGCTCGAAGCCTGCCGCAAGGACGTCGTCCAGGCGCCCACCACCCAGCCCTGGGGCAATCGTTCGCTGCTGTTTCGGGACCCGGACGGCAATCTGGTCAACTTCTTCACGCCTGTCAGCCCGGAGGCAATCCGCAAATACAGGAAGGCATGA
- a CDS encoding helix-turn-helix transcriptional regulator: MRRADRLFQIIQILRRAKRPVTARVLSEELEVSMRTVYRDIADLMGQRVPVSGEAGIGYVLDRDYDMPPLMLTPDELEAAVLGAQWVAQRSDPALARAARDLIAKIAAALPDPLRLFIAEPTVSTPPPQSLCVDTLSIAQVREWIRAGRKLRIRYRDELGRVSERTIWPLLIGYADAVRLLAAWCELRQAFRHFRTDRIVEAAFLEEEHEGRRSVLMARWKAHMKESRGVDLSE; encoded by the coding sequence ATGCGGCGAGCAGATCGACTCTTCCAGATCATCCAGATTCTGCGACGCGCGAAGCGTCCGGTAACCGCGCGCGTACTGTCCGAAGAACTCGAGGTCTCCATGCGGACCGTTTATCGCGACATCGCCGATCTGATGGGGCAACGCGTTCCTGTTTCAGGTGAGGCAGGCATTGGCTACGTGCTCGATCGTGATTACGACATGCCGCCCCTCATGCTGACGCCAGATGAGCTGGAAGCGGCGGTGCTCGGCGCGCAATGGGTCGCGCAACGAAGCGATCCGGCGCTGGCCAGAGCGGCGCGCGACCTGATCGCAAAGATAGCGGCGGCACTGCCGGATCCGTTGAGGTTGTTCATTGCAGAGCCCACAGTCAGCACGCCGCCGCCGCAATCGCTGTGCGTCGATACGCTGAGCATCGCGCAGGTTCGCGAGTGGATTCGCGCGGGTCGCAAGCTTCGAATCCGCTATCGCGACGAACTCGGTCGCGTGAGCGAACGCACCATATGGCCGCTGCTCATCGGTTACGCGGATGCAGTCCGGCTACTGGCTGCATGGTGCGAATTGCGTCAGGCGTTTCGTCACTTCAGGACAGACCGGATTGTCGAGGCCGCCTTTCTCGAGGAAGAGCATGAGGGGCGCAGAAGCGTGCTGATGGCACGGTGGAAAGCACATATGAAGGAATCGCGCGGCGTCGATCTTTCGGAATAG
- a CDS encoding pyridoxamine 5'-phosphate oxidase family protein, giving the protein MDQIVDAVWAHLHAGANAGKERSPFTMLQAATIALDGAPAVRTVVLRRASREQRSVMFHTDVRSTKVAELRRDPRISLVGCDLDGGVQIRLHGAARIVEAPSETRAVWNASRPRTLIVYRTPIAPATPVVSPAEAHATKHDENVDPSAGFENFCLIEVSVSSIDYLDLNPSGHIRASLVFEEGKWRGAWIAP; this is encoded by the coding sequence ATGGATCAGATCGTCGACGCGGTCTGGGCGCACCTGCACGCCGGCGCGAACGCCGGCAAGGAGCGCTCGCCCTTTACGATGCTGCAGGCCGCGACGATCGCCCTGGACGGTGCGCCCGCCGTGCGCACGGTGGTGCTGCGGCGCGCCTCTCGCGAGCAGCGTTCAGTCATGTTTCATACCGACGTGCGCTCTACGAAGGTGGCCGAATTGAGGCGCGACCCGCGCATCTCGCTGGTCGGCTGCGATCTCGACGGCGGCGTTCAAATACGATTGCATGGCGCTGCGAGAATCGTCGAGGCGCCGTCGGAAACGAGAGCGGTCTGGAACGCGAGCAGACCGCGAACGTTGATCGTCTACCGCACGCCGATTGCGCCCGCGACGCCGGTTGTTTCTCCGGCTGAAGCGCATGCAACGAAGCACGACGAGAATGTCGACCCATCCGCCGGCTTCGAGAACTTCTGCCTGATTGAAGTGAGCGTATCGAGCATCGACTACCTCGATCTAAATCCCTCGGGGCATATACGGGCCAGTCTCGTGTTTGAAGAAGGGAAATGGCGCGGGGCCTGGATAGCGCCTTAG
- a CDS encoding SDR family oxidoreductase has product MAVEKVALVTAAGKGMGAAIARELAASGYRLALMSPSGSAAELARELGGFGFTGSVTEPDCIDRFVRETLEKYGRIDAVVNNTGHPPKGDLLAIADEQWHLGLDLIVLNVARVLRRVTPAFLAQGGGAVVNISSFAADAPEQAMPVSSALRAALSSFTRLYADRYARDNIRINSVLPGFIDSWPETPEIVARIPVGRFGKTQEIAQTVAFLLSDAAGYITGQNIRVDGGIVRGL; this is encoded by the coding sequence ATGGCAGTAGAAAAAGTAGCACTCGTCACGGCAGCCGGCAAGGGCATGGGCGCGGCAATCGCGCGCGAACTGGCAGCCAGCGGCTACCGTCTGGCCTTGATGTCGCCCTCCGGCAGCGCGGCCGAACTGGCGCGAGAGCTGGGTGGGTTCGGCTTTACGGGTTCGGTAACCGAGCCCGACTGTATCGACCGGTTCGTTCGCGAAACGCTCGAAAAGTACGGCCGCATCGATGCTGTGGTGAACAACACGGGGCATCCGCCGAAGGGCGATCTGCTTGCTATCGCCGATGAACAATGGCATCTCGGGCTCGATCTCATCGTGCTCAATGTCGCTCGCGTGCTGCGCCGCGTGACGCCGGCGTTTCTCGCACAGGGCGGCGGCGCGGTGGTGAATATCTCGAGCTTTGCCGCCGATGCGCCAGAACAGGCCATGCCGGTTTCCTCCGCGCTGCGCGCCGCGTTGAGTTCGTTCACGCGTCTCTACGCCGATCGCTACGCCAGGGACAATATTCGAATCAATTCCGTTTTGCCTGGATTTATCGACAGCTGGCCCGAAACGCCCGAGATCGTCGCTCGTATTCCGGTTGGCCGCTTCGGCAAGACACAGGAAATCGCGCAAACGGTCGCGTTTCTCTTGTCGGATGCCGCAGGGTACATCACGGGGCAAAATATCCGTGTTGATGGCGGTATCGTGCGTGGACTGTAA
- the gcvA gene encoding transcriptional regulator GcvA, translated as MKHSLKPRQLPPLNALRAFDASARHLNFRLAAEELGVTQGAVAQQVRVLEEALNLPLFARGPRGLALTAEGQTYFAAVQRALTIVADATEALNRRSTSLTISTTPSFASKWLIPRLAEFGEMHPEIDVRIIADAALCNFKSDGVDIAVRLGKPPFAKGLVSDLLFPLQVFAVASPQLLKPGYPVRTIADLENYVLLHDSHDLWPEFFNALGRTSDIGTLKGPQFSQSSLAIDAAIAGQGIALTSEHLVERDIAAGRLQRLFDFSLPLSLGYYVVLPQASVRWETSQKLRTWLLAQFNCASKAAPLSR; from the coding sequence TTGAAGCACTCATTGAAACCACGCCAACTGCCGCCGCTGAATGCGCTCCGTGCGTTCGACGCCTCCGCCCGGCACCTCAATTTCCGGCTCGCGGCCGAGGAACTCGGCGTGACGCAAGGCGCTGTTGCGCAACAGGTACGGGTGTTGGAGGAAGCCCTGAATTTGCCCCTTTTCGCAAGGGGGCCGCGCGGTCTCGCCCTCACGGCTGAGGGGCAAACTTACTTCGCTGCCGTTCAACGGGCGCTCACGATCGTCGCCGACGCGACCGAGGCGCTGAACCGGCGTTCGACGTCCCTCACGATCAGCACGACGCCGTCATTCGCTTCGAAATGGCTGATACCGAGGCTGGCCGAGTTTGGCGAGATGCACCCGGAAATCGATGTGCGGATTATTGCAGACGCGGCGCTGTGCAACTTCAAGTCCGATGGCGTGGATATCGCGGTTCGACTCGGCAAGCCGCCGTTCGCGAAAGGTCTCGTCAGCGACCTGCTATTTCCGCTGCAGGTGTTCGCCGTAGCCAGCCCGCAACTGCTCAAGCCCGGCTACCCCGTGCGCACAATCGCGGACCTGGAAAATTATGTGCTGCTGCACGATTCTCATGATCTGTGGCCGGAGTTTTTCAACGCGCTGGGCCGCACAAGCGACATCGGCACGCTGAAAGGGCCGCAGTTCAGCCAGTCGTCGCTGGCCATCGACGCCGCCATCGCGGGGCAGGGCATCGCGCTCACGAGCGAGCATCTCGTTGAGCGCGATATCGCAGCCGGAAGGTTGCAACGCCTGTTCGACTTTTCGTTGCCACTGTCGCTGGGCTATTACGTTGTCCTCCCCCAGGCCAGCGTCCGGTGGGAAACGAGCCAGAAGCTTCGCACCTGGCTGCTTGCCCAATTCAATTGCGCTTCGAAAGCGGCACCGTTATCGCGTTGA
- a CDS encoding NAD-glutamate dehydrogenase — protein sequence MLARNEEFVAHLLSDVMEFARARLPEPTFQIVEPFLRHYYDFADAEDLRSRSIADLYGAAMAHWRTAQRFVPGSERMQVYNPILEQHGWHSDHTVIEIVNDDMPFLVDSVSMAVNRLGLALHSALHPVFRIWRDKDGAIARVDEGSANAGEGQSQLASFIHFEVDRCGDAAKLDELRREITKVLGDVRASVEDWPNLLEAARTTIKTMKARETSAEDIEARAFLEWMVADHFTFLGQRDYALVAHDGGYALRGVEGSGLGILRESLRAPDAPDITPLPPAAQDIISGAWPIFLTKANSRATVHRPGYLDYVGVKLVGADGKVCGERRFVGLYTSTAYMVSTAEIPIVRRKCANIVRRAGFLPKGHLGKSLVTVLETYPRDELLQASEDELFDIALGVLRLQEHQRTRLFVRRDRFNRFVSCLVYVSRDKYNTDLRRRIANLLVDAFNGVSVEFTPLLSESAIARIHFVVHAEPGTMPEVDTNELEARLVQVTRRWQDDLADALLDAFGEEQGTRLLHRYADSFPPGYRDDYPARTAVRDIELIERVQGTQRIAMNLYRPIEAGPRTFRFKVYCAGDAIALSRSLPMLEHLGVRVDEERPYVIEAPSCEPAWVHDFGLELADDAEFDIERVKSLFEDAFESVWTARIENDDFNRLVLRAYLSVREVTILRAYAKYLRQVGSTFSDAYIERALTGNPAIARQFVELFVLRFDPRDSEAREERTALMLKAIESALDQVPNLDEDRILRQFLGVINATVRTNYFRREANGAERPSLSFKFDPSKVPGLPEPKPMFEIWVYSPRVEGVHLRGGRVARGGLRWSDRREDFRTEVLGLMKAQMVKNVVIVPVGSKGGFVVKNPPPASEREAWMREGVACYQTFLRGLLDLTDNLVNNTIVPPPDVVRHDPDDPYLVVAADKGTATFSDYANAISAEYGFWLDDAFASGGSVGYDHKKMAITARGAWESVKRHFREMGVDTQATDFTVVGIGDMSGDVFGNGMLLSPHIKLVAAFDHRHIFLDPNPDPAVSLAERTRLFALERSSWADYDPATISAGGGVFARTMKTIPLSAAVRTALGIEAAALSPTELIRAILLANVDLLYNGGIGTYVKAARETNLQVGDRANDAVRVNGSELRCKVVGEGGNLGVTQLGRIEFAQHGGHINTDAIDNSAGVDCSDHEVNIKILLGLVVADGEMTTKQRNTLLAEMTDEVGLLVLSDNYYQTQALSIAGRYAVELLDAESRLMRWLERAGRLNRHIEFLPSDDEIAERQAARLGLTSPERAVLLAYSKMWLYDALLDSSVPEDPLVADLLIDYFPQPLQQRFSEPMHRHPLRREILATHLTNALVNRVGCEFVHRLMEETDAQPGEIVRACIMALDVFGLNAIWRAIDALDNRVADDVQARMFVAIARLLERAALWFSRHLQVAAVSSDGVSTLLARCRDAVQRLAPQLPTLLPEADLEALLARQSELVQAGVENALALRVASGDISVALLDIADVAAACDQPLERVAAAYFALGTRLNYGWISERAATLPTPTHWDTMARAAALAEVAHLKRALTTSVLAQGDDSADPQALVDAWCAQHEAALERYAQLLTELRASTGVSLSVLLVIVRAMAALERA from the coding sequence ATGCTAGCGAGGAACGAAGAATTCGTCGCCCATCTGCTCTCCGACGTCATGGAATTTGCGCGGGCGCGTTTGCCCGAGCCTACGTTCCAGATCGTCGAACCCTTCCTGCGCCACTACTACGATTTCGCCGACGCTGAAGATCTGCGCAGCCGCAGCATTGCCGACCTCTACGGCGCGGCCATGGCCCATTGGCGAACCGCTCAGCGCTTCGTGCCGGGCAGCGAGCGCATGCAGGTCTACAACCCGATCCTCGAACAGCACGGTTGGCACTCGGACCACACGGTCATCGAAATCGTGAACGACGACATGCCGTTTCTCGTCGATTCGGTTTCCATGGCCGTCAACCGGCTGGGACTCGCGCTGCATTCCGCGCTGCACCCCGTATTCCGCATCTGGCGCGACAAGGACGGCGCGATCGCGCGCGTCGACGAGGGCAGCGCCAACGCAGGCGAGGGGCAGTCGCAACTCGCCTCGTTCATCCATTTCGAAGTCGATCGCTGCGGCGACGCAGCAAAGCTCGACGAATTGCGCCGCGAGATTACCAAAGTGCTTGGCGATGTGCGGGCATCCGTAGAAGACTGGCCGAATCTCCTCGAAGCGGCGCGCACGACGATCAAGACGATGAAAGCGCGCGAAACGAGCGCCGAGGACATCGAAGCGCGCGCATTTCTCGAATGGATGGTGGCCGACCATTTCACCTTCCTCGGCCAACGCGATTACGCGCTGGTTGCGCACGACGGCGGTTACGCCCTGCGCGGCGTGGAAGGTTCGGGTCTCGGCATTCTGCGCGAATCGCTGCGCGCGCCGGATGCGCCTGACATCACGCCGTTGCCTCCCGCGGCGCAAGACATCATCAGCGGCGCATGGCCCATTTTCCTGACGAAAGCAAACTCGCGCGCGACCGTGCACCGGCCCGGCTATCTCGACTATGTGGGCGTGAAGCTCGTCGGCGCGGACGGCAAGGTGTGCGGCGAGCGCCGCTTCGTGGGCCTCTACACCTCGACCGCGTATATGGTGTCCACCGCCGAAATCCCGATCGTGCGGCGCAAATGCGCAAACATCGTCCGGCGCGCGGGTTTTCTGCCTAAAGGCCACCTCGGCAAATCGCTGGTGACGGTGCTCGAAACCTATCCGCGCGACGAGCTGCTGCAGGCGAGTGAAGACGAACTTTTCGACATCGCGCTTGGCGTGCTGCGCTTGCAGGAACACCAGCGCACGCGGCTATTCGTGCGGCGCGACCGGTTCAATCGCTTCGTTTCGTGCCTCGTGTATGTCTCGCGCGACAAGTACAACACCGATTTGCGGCGGCGCATTGCGAACCTGCTCGTGGATGCGTTCAATGGCGTTTCCGTGGAGTTCACGCCGCTGCTTTCGGAGTCGGCCATCGCGCGGATTCACTTCGTCGTGCACGCCGAGCCCGGCACGATGCCTGAAGTCGACACGAACGAACTGGAAGCGCGGCTCGTGCAGGTCACGCGCCGCTGGCAGGACGATCTGGCCGACGCGCTGCTCGACGCCTTCGGCGAAGAGCAGGGCACACGTCTGCTGCATCGGTACGCCGATTCGTTTCCGCCCGGCTATCGCGACGACTACCCCGCGCGCACGGCGGTACGCGACATCGAACTGATCGAGCGCGTGCAGGGAACGCAGCGCATCGCCATGAATCTGTATCGCCCCATCGAGGCGGGGCCGCGTACGTTCCGTTTCAAGGTCTATTGTGCGGGCGACGCCATTGCGCTCTCGCGCAGCCTGCCGATGCTCGAACATCTCGGCGTGCGCGTGGATGAAGAGCGCCCCTATGTGATCGAGGCGCCGTCCTGTGAGCCTGCGTGGGTCCACGATTTCGGTCTCGAACTCGCGGACGATGCCGAATTCGATATCGAGCGCGTGAAGAGCCTGTTCGAAGACGCGTTCGAAAGCGTCTGGACCGCGCGCATCGAAAACGACGATTTCAACCGGCTCGTGCTGCGCGCCTACCTGAGCGTGCGCGAAGTCACGATCCTGCGCGCCTATGCGAAGTATCTGCGCCAGGTGGGCTCGACCTTCAGCGATGCCTATATCGAGCGCGCGCTGACCGGCAATCCCGCGATCGCAAGGCAGTTCGTCGAATTGTTCGTACTCCGGTTCGATCCGCGTGATTCAGAGGCGCGTGAGGAACGCACGGCGCTCATGCTCAAGGCCATCGAAAGCGCGCTGGACCAGGTGCCCAATCTCGACGAAGACCGCATCCTGCGCCAATTCCTCGGCGTGATCAACGCCACGGTGCGCACGAACTATTTCCGGCGCGAAGCCAATGGCGCCGAGCGGCCCTCGCTCTCGTTCAAATTCGATCCGTCGAAGGTGCCCGGCCTGCCCGAGCCCAAACCCATGTTCGAGATCTGGGTCTATTCGCCGCGCGTGGAGGGCGTGCACTTGCGCGGCGGACGCGTTGCGCGTGGCGGCCTGCGCTGGTCGGATCGACGCGAGGACTTCCGCACCGAAGTGCTCGGCCTCATGAAAGCCCAGATGGTGAAGAACGTCGTGATCGTGCCCGTGGGGTCGAAGGGCGGCTTCGTCGTGAAGAACCCGCCGCCGGCGAGCGAGCGCGAAGCATGGATGCGCGAAGGCGTCGCGTGCTATCAGACCTTCCTGCGCGGCCTGCTCGACCTCACCGACAATCTCGTGAACAACACGATTGTGCCGCCGCCCGACGTCGTGCGCCACGACCCCGACGACCCGTACCTCGTCGTGGCCGCCGACAAGGGCACGGCTACGTTCTCCGACTACGCGAACGCGATCTCCGCCGAATACGGCTTCTGGCTCGACGACGCATTCGCCTCGGGCGGCTCGGTGGGCTACGACCACAAGAAGATGGCGATCACGGCGCGCGGCGCGTGGGAGTCGGTCAAGCGGCATTTCCGCGAAATGGGCGTGGATACGCAAGCCACCGATTTCACCGTGGTTGGCATCGGCGACATGTCGGGCGACGTGTTCGGCAACGGCATGCTGCTTTCGCCGCATATCAAGCTCGTCGCGGCATTCGACCACCGGCACATTTTCCTCGACCCCAACCCCGATCCGGCCGTGAGCCTCGCCGAGCGAACGCGGCTTTTCGCGCTCGAACGCTCGAGCTGGGCCGACTACGATCCCGCTACGATTTCAGCGGGCGGCGGCGTGTTCGCGCGCACCATGAAGACAATCCCGCTCTCGGCCGCGGTACGAACGGCGCTCGGCATCGAGGCGGCGGCGCTCTCGCCAACCGAGTTGATCCGCGCGATCCTGCTGGCGAACGTCGATCTGCTTTACAACGGCGGCATTGGCACTTATGTGAAAGCCGCGCGCGAGACCAACCTGCAGGTCGGCGACCGCGCCAACGACGCCGTGCGCGTGAACGGCTCGGAGTTGCGTTGCAAGGTCGTGGGCGAGGGCGGCAATCTTGGCGTCACGCAACTCGGCCGCATCGAATTCGCCCAGCACGGCGGCCACATCAACACGGATGCAATCGACAACTCGGCAGGCGTGGATTGTTCGGATCACGAAGTGAACATCAAGATTCTGCTCGGACTCGTGGTGGCCGACGGCGAGATGACGACGAAGCAGCGCAACACGTTGCTCGCGGAAATGACCGATGAAGTCGGCCTGCTGGTGCTGAGCGACAACTACTACCAGACGCAGGCGCTTTCAATCGCGGGCCGCTACGCCGTGGAACTGCTCGATGCCGAGTCGCGCCTGATGCGCTGGCTCGAACGGGCAGGACGTCTGAATCGCCATATCGAGTTCCTGCCGAGCGACGACGAAATCGCCGAACGCCAGGCCGCCAGGCTCGGGCTCACGTCGCCTGAGCGGGCCGTGTTGCTCGCGTACAGCAAGATGTGGCTCTACGATGCGTTGCTCGACTCCTCCGTGCCGGAGGACCCGCTCGTGGCCGACCTGCTGATCGATTATTTCCCGCAGCCGCTGCAGCAGCGCTTTAGCGAGCCGATGCATCGACACCCGCTGCGGCGTGAAATCCTGGCGACGCATCTGACGAACGCGCTGGTGAACCGCGTGGGCTGCGAATTCGTCCACCGCTTGATGGAGGAAACCGACGCGCAGCCCGGCGAAATCGTGCGCGCGTGCATCATGGCGCTGGACGTCTTCGGCCTCAACGCCATCTGGCGCGCCATCGACGCGCTCGACAACCGCGTGGCCGACGACGTGCAGGCGCGCATGTTCGTCGCCATCGCGCGGCTGCTCGAACGCGCGGCGCTATGGTTCTCGCGCCATCTACAGGTGGCCGCGGTTAGCAGCGACGGTGTGAGCACGCTGCTGGCGCGTTGCCGCGACGCCGTGCAGCGCCTCGCGCCGCAATTGCCGACGCTGTTGCCCGAGGCGGATCTCGAAGCGCTCTTGGCACGCCAGAGTGAGCTTGTGCAGGCGGGCGTCGAAAACGCGCTCGCGCTGCGCGTGGCAAGCGGCGATATTTCAGTAGCACTGCTAGACATTGCCGATGTGGCCGCCGCGTGCGACCAGCCGCTCGAGCGCGTTGCGGCGGCGTATTTTGCCTTGGGCACGCGGCTCAATTACGGCTGGATCAGCGAGCGAGCGGCGACGTTGCCCACGCCGACACATTGGGACACCATGGCGCGCGCGGCGGCGCTCGCCGAAGTGGCGCACCTCAAGCGCGCGCTCACCACGAGCGTGCTTGCGCAAGGCGACGATTCCGCGGATCCGCAAGCGCTCGTGGACGCATGGTGCGCACAGCACGAGGCAGCGCTCGAGCGCTATGCGCAGCTGCTGACGGAACTGCGTGCTTCCACCGGCGTGAGTCTCTCCGTGCTGCTCGTCATCGTCAGGGCGATGGCGGCGCTCGAACGGGCCTGA